CTCTAAGGTTTGATGAAATtccaatattataaataaaattttgtgcatttatAGGAAGGGTAAGTTTTATGATTTACATCAGAGTGTAAACACAATTCCTAACTTGAAATgactaggaataaatgtaacaagTGATGCACCTGCTAAGTCAAGAATAATTAGACGATGAAGACGAACAGCATGTGAGATTTCTTTAACTCTTCACATTTGCAAAGTATCCTTTTTCATATGCATCACTAGTCAACTAATATCATAGCACTTTATACacaatttgtattatatttatattgtttcctttatgaATCTGTTGCATATACTATAAAACAcgttttataaaatacattagaATACCAAATACTTTAATGGTCTTAAACGGTTCACATTTGACTTTTCACTTAAATCtattaatgtttaaatatttatatactttactaGCACTTATGTCTCCCCAATatagtttttaaacatattttagtttcttatttttacatatacttttcacaatcttctctatttttttaaattttccaatcaTATATGTTCTTCATTGTACTTTTCAGAGTTGCTATGcagattaaataagttaatacatgCCAAACACAGTACTATATTTGTCAGCTAACATCATTTTATCTTATATGAATTggaaaactaaactaaaacttAAATAGCAACTGTACCAATAAAATTAGGTCTGcccacaaaaaaaggaaagctgtAATCCTTTGcagcaaaacaaaatgtaaaagaatcTCAGTAGGTTTGGAGAGAGTAAGTTATTACTGAGATATGAAGGCAGCTGTCCCTCAAAAGTGTAAGAGCAGCAGAGTAGAGTCTCCTAGAGATAATTAGTGTAACTTTCCAGTCCAGAAGCAGCATTAACAACACTTATTCAGTAAAAAGACCTAAGACTCCTGGACTCAGATGTAGGGATGATCAAACTtcagattttcaaaaataaggaaatatacaTAATTGACTTTTGCTGTGATGATTCCTGGAAAGGAAACAGGAATTGTCCTTGGTCTATGAATGATAGGCATCCAAATCATTGTGGCATAGAATCAAAGATAATTCTTGAGGAAGGTCTAGAAAATGCTGAGTAGAACTGATCCTAAGAATCATAGTGTCATCTCTAAAAGATTCTGACTTTCAAGGACTGACACTATTCTTCAAAAGAAGGACCAGAAACATATAACTTTCTTCCTTGAACATTATAGCACCTATGCAGCCAACTTTATCAACAGTAGAACAATATTATCCACAGAAAATTGAGGTTTAATTGTCCTCAGTAACTATTCAATGTTCCATAAGAAACAATGAGTATATGGGCATAATTAGGACCATTTCTGTGGGAGTCTCtgattaaatttataattaaaaaatactgactATAATAGCTGCCACCCTGCTACTCAGGCAGACTGCAAAATATGTTTAATCtggctagaaaaataaaaagatagcatctctaattctggccaagatgaagtaATAGGAACCACTACTCTCTTGTCTAAATTAATGACAAAACAGaacattctctcttcctctctctctctctcccccctccttcttctttactctctctctccctgccaccgTTCCTGGGTGTAGGCAATGAAGAACCTAAAAGATGGAAAGGACATGTGGTGttaacctgaaaataaaaacccaaaatgaGAGGCAAAGAGTGTTCATTTGGgattacaaattttttaaaagagtttcaaTTCAGAGAACACAGATTCAGTTCAGGAACCattataaaagacccatggagaaaaaccaaggaggggtggaatcaggggatggaggtgggaatggctggagtgtgcagggggagtggagggggataaatgcagacaaccgtacttgaacaacaataaaacaattacaaataataattagtttaaaaaataataagtaaatgaatacaaaaaaCCTCCAAATAGTGTCCTAATTACAGGAGTGTGTcatgaggaaaggaagggaataatcacatgaataaaaaaagagatttctaTTTGTGCCAACAAACTGAGTTACACTTTAACTACACATGTCCGGTTTTGTGTCAGCAGCAAGAGAGTTTATAATCATCTGTCCTTATTGTCAGGATGTATGGTCTTCTGTCAGATTTGCAAAGAGTTCTTTGTAAGACTCTGCTGGTTTggcccagtccaaaggttattttgcccagtGTAAACATTCCAGAGTTTCAAGGAGCAAGACATCCAAGGCCGTTTTCTAGAATGGTTACTCTGGCTCCATTTTAACATGGACCACTTATGTCAACTTTTCATGCTGGTAAGCCTAATGATAGCCCAgttcatttcattgagagcaatTTGAAAACTTGAAATGGTATTCAAAAATTATCCcacaaataaaaattccagtCTGATTTACTAGTGAGTTCAACCAAACATTTGAGTGAAAAATTAACAATTGTACATAAACTTTTCCAAGGGATTTACAAAGAGGGAATACATCCTTAATCTATTCTATGAAGCCACAAAACAGGTGGCATTACACCAGAATAAGGTGTCTCTGTTATATATATGTGCAGGTGAGAGGAGAAGCTTAAGTTATAAAAAGTCACTGctgtaaaacattttataaaaaagttaaaaatcaaagttttagtgagataaaaaatttttaaacaaccCAAGTGTCATATTGCTATTAAATAAAGTAGAATTCAGGATAATGCACTTATAGTTATAACAAAAAAATGCAGCtgtattaataaaatatgtgacCAATGGCACATATTAcataatacaataaattaaaaaatataacaaaaaactaCCAAAGAAACATAAACAATACTTAAACACATTCAGTTTCTCATATATCAGAAAGCAAAAGTTAATGCTATTAGAGAGActtgaataaaattattaatacatGTGAGTTAATAAGTACCTTCACAATATTTGAAACCTATGGAAAAATAAAGCTCTTTCTGAGTCACTGCCACATAGTCTTTACCTCCacagctttggagtcagaaagtTCTGTGTTCCAGCTCTGGCTATGGTTGTTACTGGCAATGTAAAATTAAGCACATTACCTAATGTTTCTAAGATACAATTTCTATACTTCTAaaacatattaatttaaattaaacattcaATATGTATATAATGTTATTTTCATGATAGGTCTGATTTGAGGATTAAAACCTTAGACATGAGTACTTTTTACATGACTTAGTATTCTCACGGTGCCTCAATTACCTCATTTGAAAATAGTGATAAAAATTACCTATGGCATATAGTACCTGTCCTTTATatatcatcttttatttattttaaagtatatcattttatattaagaAGAAAGTGGGAACATAAAAATTAGTAGAATGTTATTGACACACACTTTCCATGTGAAAAATTGCTTCCTTAATAATGTATGATGGGTTCCCTTTCATAAGAGTTGTAACCATAAGGATGATAATCCTCTGAATATGAAcctggatctttaaaaaaatagcctttgTATTCAAAAGTGTTCTGTGTGACCATTACCATTCTGTTTTGCCAGCTATGCAGTGGGAATTatcttttccaaataaatatCAACTTAGTTGCTTTAtagaataaaaaacttaaatagttCACCCAGaccaatattatttaattattacataACAGAAGCTTTTAATATTTACTTCTTAATCAAAGtcaaattgaaattaaaatactattacatcataaataatgagtatgtaatttacatattctaaGCAAATAAGGTAATGATGTATAGACATATACTGTTAAAAATTATCttgtaaaagagaaaactatttgTTGCCATATGCAAAATGCTTTTGATATAATAATTTTACACAAACAAGAATAAGTTGGATCCTTAGAATATCAAATTTGCCTGCTATATAGTGATTTTAGAAATATCAGTGAATGAATCATTTTCCACACAGTATTCTTTTCACAGCATCTTTCACATCTTGGTTTCTCAAACTATATATTAGAGGGTTTAGCATTGGTATTATAAGTGTATAGAGCACAGCCACAATCTTGTTTTGCTCTGGTGAGGAGATGGCTCCAGGCTGGGCATACATAAAGAACACAGTCCCATAGAATAAACTCACCGCTGCTATATGGGAGCCACAAGTAGAAAAGGTCTTACTTCTGCCATGGGTTGAGGGGATCTTCAGGACAGTGGAGAGGATATAAGCATAGGAAACCAGAATGACAGttgtggtggtgatgatgataaaaccagagagaagaaacaataCAATCTCATTTACAAAGATGTCAACACACGAGATCTTCATCAGGGCTGGGACATCACAGAAAAAGTGGTCCAATCTGTTTTCTCCACAGAAATGCAGACTGAAGGTGAAACTCGTCTGGACTATGGAATTGATGCTTCCACAGATGTAAGATACAGTTACCAACTGAACACAGACTTTTTGGGACATATGCACAGGGTAGAGGAGAGGGGAACAAATGGCTGTGAATCGATCAAATGCCATGACAGCCAGAAGAAAGCCTTCAGTTGTGACAAAcagggcaaagaagaaaaattgggcTGCACAGCCATtataagaaattttcttttcatcagaCAAAAAGTTAGCTAAAGTTTTGGGGGCAATAACTGTGGAGTAGCAGAGATCTAAAGCAGACAagtttttaaggaagaaatacattGGCATTTGAAGTCTGGAGTCCATCTTAATGACAATTATCATGCTGACATTTCCCACCACAGTGACCATGTAGATCagcaagaatacaaaaaataagaGGATCTGTAGCTTTGGAGGGGTTCTGAACCCAAGTAGAATAAACTCAGTCACCTCTGAGTAATTCCCATTAAGCTCATTCTTCATAGCTGAGATATAGGTGGAACTAAAGAgatggtaaaaatgaaagaaatgagtgACCAGAATACTTGTTTTAGTAAAAATAACCAGGAACCAGCATGAAAAAGTATTTGTTGCAAGTCATATTGTTCCCAATACTTTACAAAACACCAATGaatataaagaacagtttacTACAAATAGAAGCAGTCTCACAGATACAAAgagtgatggttgccagaggggaggggggttgggggattGGGAGAAAAagttgaaaggattaagaagtacaaattggcagttacaaaacagttatggggatgtaaagtacagcatggggaacaTAATCAATAGCAtttaataactctgtatggttcCAACTGAGTACCTGAATTATGGGGGgcagggatcactttgtaaagtatatgattgtctaaccactatgctatacacctgaaattaatacaaaataatattaaatgtaaactgtaatcaaaaactaaaatttttaagaagaataaattgctattttttaaaagtcttcctAGTGAAATATGCAATCTGATCGGTTAGcctttttagatatatttatttacaaataatagAGATTTGCCCTCTAGATGTGCTTTAGGGAAGGGAAGAATCTAGGAAATATCTAAAAacaagagttgttttttttctttattgatttattatcaGTTTACTGCCATTGAAAGCTGCCTCCCTTAGTGGAAGATAATTCTCACAGATATTACAATCCAATTAAGgttatatttaaagtgaaaatgtgttcaattcatggtcacattttatttttcaatgattatttatttactataaaaaatagTATACATAGTCtgcatctttctttcttctattagAAGActaaaagtgaccagaggggaggaaaacGGGGaataatagtggaaagaaggggaaaggactagacaaagaaTATGTGTGAATGAGCCCTGGGCATGGACAATAGTTTGGGAATTggtggtgggagcagggggtgtgatgagcagaggagggcaagggtgaaaaattgagataactgtaatagagtagcaataaaaaatgatttaaaaaatttttttaaatgattttaaaagttacattttttaatttaaaaaaatacagagactTCAGATCCTGTCAAAAGCATCATCCTTTTACACATCAACCTCATGTCCttgtttcttccattatttttgtcCCTCTAGAGGTATATTGTCTTAGTGACACAGTTCATCTGctaaaaacaaaagtgattttCTCTTACATTTCCTAAACATAATGAAATCAAGATTTTACTATTTTCCTACTgaacttccttcttctttcctttctttcttctttcctttcttcctttcctctttgtttttcttttggattttacAGATTGAAATGCCAGTGGAGAATTATAAGATCTTGGGCAGAgatgtttctgtgttttcagaAATACAGACCTCTGTGCATATGAAGGACAGGAGGTACACAGAACAATCTGAAGATAGCTaaagtgaagaaaagggaagaaatacgTATTTAAACAAGCTGGCATTATACTTATTTAAACTGctattataacaataaaataaccTTAAATAACATGTTGAAGGTagagaaaatttttattctaattttaggAGTGGGAAAATTAAAAGGATTTAAGAGGCTTGCCTATAGTCATAAGATTGAGTGGCAGAGTGGTTTATTACTCAATAATCTGTCATATAATGTAAAAGACAACTGAAAGATAACAAATTTATGAACATCTCATAAttgtataattataaaattgatAATTATGCATACATgtaaatttacatataaattgtataagtttaataaaattatatcaccTTGATTTCAGTAATTTTGACATTCTTTTAAGATAGGCTGGGACTATGAAAGAATACTAGAACTAATTTGGATTACTTCAAtaacttcttttttgaaaaaattaaggtTAACAGCAGTGTTGACTGATTAACTTTAGAAAGCTGAAGAATGGCCAAAATTAACCTCTGGTAGGACCTATGAACTGCAAAAATACAAGTTTTTCTTACATTCGTATTTTACATAAActggtttctgtttttaagagaaaaattggGGGGAATTATGTAACTAATGCTatttaaaagagaagagatttgcaaataaattaaatataagatATCCTCAAGAATGGATGCTAGTTCTTATCTTAGTAAACActcatatatatgaaatatagtacattcatgaagaaatgaaaatagaaaaagaatcaaACCTTTGTTTAACAAAATGTTGTTCTGCCACATGGATTGCATTCCCTTACTGTTCAGATCATGACCTAAAATTCTTAAGCTAAACAAGTACTAAAATTTagtatcccttcctctctctctc
The sequence above is a segment of the Phyllostomus discolor isolate MPI-MPIP mPhyDis1 chromosome 2, mPhyDis1.pri.v3, whole genome shotgun sequence genome. Coding sequences within it:
- the LOC114512717 gene encoding olfactory receptor 12-like, producing the protein MKNELNGNYSEVTEFILLGFRTPPKLQILLFFVFLLIYMVTVVGNVSMIIVIKMDSRLQMPMYFFLKNLSALDLCYSTVIAPKTLANFLSDEKKISYNGCAAQFFFFALFVTTEGFLLAVMAFDRFTAICSPLLYPVHMSQKVCVQLVTVSYICGSINSIVQTSFTFSLHFCGENRLDHFFCDVPALMKISCVDIFVNEIVLFLLSGFIIITTTTVILVSYAYILSTVLKIPSTHGRSKTFSTCGSHIAAVSLFYGTVFFMYAQPGAISSPEQNKIVAVLYTLIIPMLNPLIYSLRNQDVKDAVKRILCGK